A window of Haloarcula marismortui ATCC 43049 genomic DNA:
GCGCGAGGTGGCCGACGGCGGCCCGGCGACGGTGTATGGGCCGACCGTGCGACTCTGGCCTCACCAGTCCCCCAACAGCGAGTCGTGGTCGTTCGACCGCAAGCCGGACATCGAGGTGCCAACCATGCAACAGCGCCTCGACGACCCTGCCGGCGGGACAGGCGAGTTCGTCAATACGGACGTGCAGTTCGCCTACAGCGTCCTGCGAACCGACGGCAAGCGAGTGCACGATGTAACACCGGACCGGGGCATCCACGCGCCGATGGCCGACGCCGAGAACTACGTCACCGACCGGGTGAATTTTCTGGGTGTGAAACTCAGCCACGACCTCGCCGAGCGGGAGGGCGCAAATCCGCTGTATCTGCTGGGCGATGGAAGTCAGCAGGTCGACCACTTCGCCGTGCTCACCGAGGCGTCGATACTGAACGAGGACCTCCGGAAAGCCGACTACGGCGACCTGCTGTCCTTCGAGAACGCGCTGGTGCTGTGGAACGACGACGAGGAGGCGTACAACGTTGTCGTCGACGGCGAGACGGTCATCGACCGGGCCCGCTAGCGGTGGGCTTTTCTCGGGGACGGCCCCACGGAGCGTATGGACGAGCCGACGATTCTGCTGACGAACGACGACGGCATCGAGAGCGCCGGCCTCCGGGCAGTGTACGATGGTCTCTCGACGGTCGGCGACGTGACCGCGGTCGCCCCGGCGGAGGACCAGAGCGCGGTCGGTCGGGCTATTTCCCACGAAGTAACCGTCCACGAGCACGAACTCGGCTATGCTGTCGAGGGGACGCCCTCAGACTGCGTCGTGGCGGGGCTGGAAGCGCTCGTCACCGACACCGACCTCGTCGTCGCGGGCTGTAACCGCGGGGCGAACCTCGGCGCGTACGTTCTCGGCCGCTCGGGGACCGTCAGCGCCGCCGTCGAGGCCACCTTCTTTGACGTGCCGGCGATGGCCGTCTCGATGTACATCCCGGTCCGCGAAGACGCCGCCTTCGCGGACATCGAGGCCAACGGCGACAGTTACCGCGAGGCGGCGAAAGCGACAACCTACCTTGCCGACCACGCCGTCGACGCCGGCGTGTTCGAGCAGTGCGACTACCTGAATATCAACGCCCCCGTCGCCGAGTGGGGCGACGCACAGATGACGGTCACCCGACCGTCCCACCTCTACGAGATGGACGCCGAACAGGATGGCGACGCTGTGACGCTCCACGACCGCATCTGGGAGCACATGGCCGACGGCGACATCCCCGACCCTGAGGGGACCGACCGTCGCGCCGTCGTCGACGGAAAGGTCAGCGTCTCGCCGCTGACCGCGCCGCACACGACGGAGCATCACGAGGCCCTCGACGCGATTGCGGAGACGTACGAGCCGGACGACGGCGGCGAGGCGGCCGACTGAGCAGACGATGCGGTTCCGCAACGCCATCCTCTTCGTCGCGCTCGCAATCGCCTGGGGCAGCGCCTTCACCGCGATCAAGGCTGGGCTGGAGTATTTCCCGCCAATCCTGTTTGCGGCGTTCCGGTACGACCTCGCCGGCCTGTTGATGCTCGGCTACGCGGTGTACGCTACCGACCAGTGGGTCCCGAAAAGTCGGACCGACTGGATTGTCGTGGGTATCGGCGGCTCACTCCTGATCGCCGCATACCACATCTTCTTGTTCGTCGGCGAGCAAGGAACCACCAGTGCCGCCGCCGCTATCGTCGTGAGCCTCTCGCCGATTCTTACCACCGGGTTCGCGCGTGCGTTTCTCCCGGACGAACGGCTCACGACGCTGGGCATCGTCGGCCTCCTTGTCGGGTTCCTCGGTGTCGGCGTTCTCAGCAACCCCGACCCGGGGAACCTTCTCAACCCCCGGACCGTGTCGCTGTTTCTTGTATTCCTCGCGGCCGCGTCGTTCGCCCTCGGGAGCGTGTTGACCCGTCGGTTCGACGACGACTTGGAGATAGAGACGATGGAAGCGTGGTCGATGCTGCTCGGTGCAGTGCTCATGCACGGCATCAGTTTCGGTGTCTCCGAATCGGTTGCCGACGTTCAGTGGACTACTGAGGCCGTGCTGGCCCTGCTGTATCTGGTTGTCGTCGCCAGCGCCCTCGGCTTCCTCATCTACTTCGATTTGCTTGAGCGGCTGGGACCCATCGAAATCAACCTCGTCTCCTACGCCGCGCCAGTCGTCGCCGCCGCCACTGGACTGCTGTTTCTCAGCGAGACGCCGACGGTCTACACAGGTGTCGGATTCACCTGTATCCTCGTCGGGTTCGGACTGCTGAAACGGGACGCGCTACGAAACGAGGTTGCGCGGTTCAGCGGGACGCCGAACCGCGGGGAGTAAGCTCAGTCGCCGCTGTCTGCCGTCACTGACTCGTCCCGGAGGAACGCGACGATTTCGTCCCCGTCGGCACCGAGTCCCCCGCCCTGAGCGACTGTCGGTCGCCCGCCACCGCCGCCACCGAACTCTGTAGTCACCTGATCGACCACTTCACCGGCGTCGACGCCGCCGGTCGTCCCGACGCCCAGGTACTGGCCGTCGGCGTCCACCAGCGCGGCCACGTCGACGTCGTCACCGACAGCGGACTCCGCTCGGTCGGCCAGTGCGTTTGCGTCGAGCCCTGCCACGGTGCCGACGAGCCACCGCTGCCCGTCCACTTCGATGGCGTCGTCACGCAGGTCAGCGAGACGGGAATCGACGAGGCGCTCTCGGAGGGACGACACCGTCTCCCGGAGGTCGTCGCATTCTGACTGGAGTCCGTCCACAGCGGCCGGGAGCTCCGCAACGTTCGTATCCAGCGACTGGGCGGCAGTCATCGCCCGCTCGTGTTCGGTCGCCCGCCGGCGGATAGCACGCGGGCCGACGGCGAACTCGACGCGAGTCAATCCCTCTCCGGGATTGGACCGACCGAGTACCGTCACGGGCCCGATTTCGCGGGTGTTCCCGACGTGTGTCCCACCACAGGCTGCCACGTCCCAGCCGTCGATGGTGACGACCCGAACTGTCTCGCCCTCGATTCCCTCTTCGGTCTTCGTATTGAACGCGATATCGTCGCGACCCAGTGCCTCGTCACGCGGAATTTCTTCCCAGGTCACGTCGTAGGATTCCCAGACGGCGCGGTTAGTCAGCCGCTCAAGTTCGGTGAGTGTCTCGTCGCCGATTTCGGTCGTCGTTTCGAAATCTACCCGCACCTTTCCGGTGATGGCCGGCCCAAAGTCGTCGTCATCGGCTTCGTCCGGGACTCTCGCGCTGATGTCGAAGCCGCCGTAGCCGAGGTCCGACAGCAGCCGCCGACCAGCGCCGTAGAGGACGTGGCTGGCGGTGTGTGCACGCATGCAGTACGTCCGAAACGCCGTGTCAACCTGACCTTCGACTGTCTCGCCCGGGCCGAACGTCGGCGGCTCGGCCAGTTCGTGAACGATGTCGCCGTTTCGGTGCTGGACGTCAACGACCGCGACGCCATCGAGTGTTCCCCGGTCCGCCGGCTGTCCGCCGCCTTCAGCGTAGAAGTACGTGTCTGTTAGCACGACAGCAGTCGTATCGATACGGTCGACGTTCGACGTGAAGGTCGTCACAGTGGGCTCGGCTGCGGCTGTTCCCGTCATCGGGCGTGGCTACGGCGGCGTGAACAAAAATGTCTGGGCGTACCCCAGACAGTCGTCTGGGGCCACCCAGCCGACAAGAGCGCAGCCCTCGTGTGCACCGAGTCGGTAGGGGTGACTGACGCCGCCCTCACAGTTACCGGTGGCACAATCCGCTGTGTGACACCGCATCCGCTCCCGATACAGTGCTACTAATTAAGTATCGACAGTGATCTTTACAGTCCATGCTCGGGAGTGGGGGCCACTCGATACTGCTCTGGCTGGTGGCGGTCTGGCTGTTCGCAGTTGGACTGTTTCTGGCACTTCTGTACGCGTCCGGCAGGCGGGACCGGCGTGAGCAGGCTCGCGCGTAAGTGAGTGACTGTGCGGGCCGGGCGGTGTGACAACGGCGTCTGACGCTCGGCTGACGGGCACTCAGAATCGGCGTCGAGTCGTGCGGTTTTCACTTTCACCGTGAATTACCCGATTATATGAGTCCCGGTGTCCTGTCTGGCAATATGATGGAGCGATTACGCCGGGTCGTGGGGACTCGACAGCAGTCACATCTGGAGTGTCGACGCTGTGGAACCACCCTCGAAACGGACGGGACGGCCTGTCCGGCCTGTGGCTCCAGTGACATCGCGCGGTACGATTTCTAGTCGTTGTCTCCAGTTAGTCCGTCGTCGCTCCCGCACCCACAGCCCCTGACTGGGCCTGTTGTTCCTGTCCATCAAACTGGGCGACGAGCGAGAAGTCCCCCAGCTCGCTCGACACCGGTCTGTAAATCTGTCACTCCTGAGACGGTCACACTAGTCTAGACTTCAAGGATCGTCTTCGTTTCAACAACTATCGCGACTGCCGCTTCGCACTCTGGGCTCCGTTAATGGCCTGCTGCGACTGGATAACTTTGACACAAAAGCGAACACGAAAATATCACGTCAAGATATCAAATACCAAGACTCGATAATAAATGGAGCAACGATTCCACTGATTACTGTTCGACGTCCATCCAGATATCAGATGTTATTTTCGCGTCCGAGTTGTCCGGATGCGTCATGGTGAGCTGGTCCCCGCCCTCGACTGCGATGAGGTCGACAGTGTTGCTCTCCGTGTGATTCCGTGTCGGGTACGTAAACGGCCGTGACCGCGTTGGAAGGTCGCTGATCGACGGGCACTCCGGCGGCGCAACAACGTCGTCAGCGAACCCATCGGTGTGGATCTTCGACTGTGGCTTGTCCCGACCACGGTTATCAAGCCACGCAAAACATCGCTCCCCAAACGAAATGGTCTCAATGGCTGAGCGCACGCGGTACCTGACCCGGTCCAGCAGCGAGGGCGGCGGCGCGTCGCCGTCGTCCGTCCTCCCCCGGGCACCCCGTGGCTCATCCATGGGTGTGAGACTCATGAACATAGCTAGGGAAGCACGGTACAAAACCGTTGTGTCGGTCCGGTTTAGAGTTCGATTCGCTCGACAATCTGGTTGCCGTCCTCCCGAGTGTTGAGCGCGACGATACGGACGTGTTCTTCCAGGCCAGAGTCCTTGAGTTTGGCTTTCAGAAGGTTATCGACCTGATAGACACCGGCCGCGTTGTTCATCGCGATTTCGACGAGGACGGGATAGTCGTCGCCCAGGCTCAGCGTCACCGTCTCGATAGCCTGGCTGGAAACGGTGTCGATACCGCGACCGCCGCGCTTGTACGGAATGCGCGAACGGCCACGTTCCATGTCCAGCGCGTCGGCGACGCGGACGACGCCGGCTTCCAGCGTCAGTGGGTTTTCCTCGGTGTGATGGCAGAGAATTGCGTGGAGTACTTCACCTTTTATTTGAACCGCCTGACGGATGTCGTAGAACTCATCGAGCAAGTCATCGAGAATGTCAGCGGCCAGTGGAATCGAGTAGTACGGGTGTGAATCGCGGTGGACAACGTGCCCGATATCGTGTAGCGTCGTCGCAAGTGCAATAATAACGGCCTCATCGGCCTCATCGAGTCCGTGGTCGGCTGCGCCGTTGAACTCAACGCCGGCCTGCTTGAGGAGGTCATACAGACACAGCGCTCGGTTTCGAACGATGCCGATGTGTTTCGCGCCGTGGTCGTTGTACCGCTTGCGTGCGACGGGGTTGATGTTCTGAGCTTCGAGATACGCCTGAATCTCTTCGTCAGTCGTGACGGTGTCGAGAACTGCGTTCAGCCGCCCGTCCGGGAACGCGTGATCCGCCTCGGGGTCATAAATACGGCCACCGGTATCAGGTCTATCAACACTCATACTACAACCCAGACGACCCACCGCGAAAAATCCCCCTTCCGGCGCGGTCAGGTGGCGGCGTCAATAACCTCGTCGTAGTCCGGTTCGACGCCAGGGTCGTCGCTGACCCAAGCGTACGTGACTTCTTGATTTTCGTCGATAACGAAGACGGCCCGCTTGGCTACGTTCGGGACGCCGAGCGCCTCAAAGTCCATCGAAATGTCGTAGGAATCGACAATCTCCCGGCCTGAGTCACTGACGAGGTCGAACTCGAGCCCCAGTTCGTCCCGGAACGCGTTCTGTGAGAACGGTGTGTCGATGCTGACACCGTACAGCGTCGCCCCCGCTTCAGTGAGTTCGTCGAGTCGGTCCTGAAACGAGTTCATCTCGTGACTGCAAACGCTGGTGAACGCGCCCGGGAAGAACGCGAGCACAACGGGCCCGTCGTCAAGCGCTTCAGACAGCGTTATCTCGTCAACGTCGCCGTTTGCGATCGGTGCCGTGAAATCAGGTGCAACGTCTCCAACTGAGACCATACTGCCGAGTGGACCCAGGCGAGTAAAACCCTTTCCGACCTGATCGAGTCCGGGCGAGATTAGAACTGTGCGAACTTCGCCGTGACCTCGTCGATCCACTCCGGCAGGTCGCGGTCCGCAAGTGTTCCGTCGGCATCACGGGTCGTGACAACATCGGCGATTTCGCCCTCACGCGTGATATCGAGTCGCCACACCCCCTCAGCCTCGATGTCAACCCGAACAACGTCCTCCCCGACGGGTTTGATCGGTCGAATCGTTACTTCTTCCCCGCTCCTGACTTCCATCGTGTGACTATCGGCCGGCATCTGGTATCTCTGAGCGCCCGATAGCAGTTATATCCCCGGGCGGCGGAGGCATCTCGCTAGGGCTGTTCCCGCTGTGAAGTAGATTAACAAGCGGATAATGAATTGACAGGGCGATGTAGCCAGTGCCGCGGGTGCGAACCCGCAGACGGACAGCCCACGAACGTAGCACATGGCCACGCAAGCCGTGTCACTTGGGTCCCTCAGCTATCAATCTGGTCCCGTGGACATGGTGTGGTCCGTCTGTCGACGTGCCGACCCAGACCAGCGACATGGAACGGTCGGAGACCTGGTGCCTCGCGTTACCCCGTCCGATTCACACCCCGTTGTCGGGCCTCGCCGGCAGTTCCCGGCGAGGCCGTTTCCACAGACTGAGTGGGTCCGCCTCGCCTGTGTCACATATCCTGTCTCTACCCGATGTCAGCGCAGCGTCAGTCCCACTGGCAGTGAGTCACTCAGGAGGCCGTCCTGAGCAAAAAGGTTATAATAGCAACCACGTAACCTTCGGATACAATGTTAGGGACATCCGGAGTACTGTTCCCGGGGATGCCCGGGACGACGGAGATGATGGTCATCCTCCTCATCGCCGTCCTGCTGTTCGGCGCGAACAAGATTCCGAAACTAGCGCGGTCGACTGGCGAAGCCATGGGTGAGTTCCAGAAGGGGCGAGAAGAAGTCGAACAGGAACTCGAAGAAATGCGCGACGGCGGCGCTGCAGAAGGGACCGATGCGTCCACCGTGGACTCGGCCGAGTCGACCGAAACGGCGACGGAAACCGAGACGTAATCTCGACCACTTCTCCGTTTTCAGCGGGCCACAGTGATAACGAAAGGATTTTTCACCGCTCAATCGACCACCCGGTAGGGCGTGTGGCCTAGTGGACCAGGGCGAGGGGTTCCTAACCCCTAGAACGCGGGTTCGAATCCCGCCACGCCCGTGCAGCGACCGCAGGGAGCGAACCGGCATGTCGGGATTCTAATCAGGGAGGTCGTGCGCAGCGAAGCGAGCACGTCCGACCGTGGTTCGAATCCCGCCACGGCCGTTTTCCGGCGAACGACAGTGAGCCGTGAAAACGCACGGAGATTCGAAGCACGGAACGAGGGAGCGAAGCGAGCGAAGTTCAGGAGGTTCGAATCCCGCCACGCCCGCTTCGTGGTTTCTCGCATTCGCTCGAAACACACTCGCGGCCGTGGCGACCTTCGCGAAACCTGCGGTTTCGCTCAGTCCCGCCACGCCCGTTCTGCGAGGATCGGACGCGACGAGCGAACGGGCACGGAGTTCGAACCCTGCAAGTCGCAGCGCCGAGCGAAGCGAGGCGACCGTCTTGCTCCGGTTCGAATCCCGTGAGACCCGTCGAGACGGGTCTCGCGTAGCTCGCAAACGCGTCGTGTTTGCTCAGTCCCGCCACGCCCACTTTTGGAAGCAACAGCGAGCCAACAAGCGAACCGAGCCGTCGCCACCAGACACGGCACCTGAGATGCCAACGTATAAGTTTAGGCTTGCCTAACTCCTGCTGAAATGGACCGGGAGCCGTCCGAGCGGGCGGATGTCTGTGTCGTTGGGGCCGGGCCGGCAGGGGCACTCGTCGCGAGCCAACTCGCCAGCGACGGACAGAACATAGTCGTGTTAGAGGCCGGGCCGCGGTTCGACAGGTCGAACCGAGAGCAGCAGATGGAAGAGGCAATCCGACCCGGCGACCACGGCTCCGTCTGGGAGATGGGCGGCGACCGCGACGCGTTCAGTGCGAGCGGCGAGCGGTACTACCCGCTGAACATCTCACGAGTGAAAGGCGTCGGCGGGTCGACGCTGCACTGGCAGGGGATGGTGATGCGGCTGCACCCCTCGGATTTCGACGGGAGCCACGACACCGACGATCCGGCATGGCCGATCAGCTACGACGACCTGCGGCCGTACTACGCCGACGCTGAGCGGGCGCTGGGTGTCGCCGGCGACGCAGACAACCCCTTTGCACCGCCGCGAGACGGTGCATATCCGCTGCCCGGGTTCCCGCCATCATACAGCGACTCGTTGTTTGCTGAGGCCTGCGAGCGGTTGGGCATCACGATGCACTCCGTGCCAAACGCCCGGAACTCAGAACCGTACGATGGGCGAGGGCCATGCGTCGGCTACGGGACCTGCCAGCCGGTCTGTCCCTCCGGCGCGAAGTATGATGCCAGCGTCCATATCGAGGACGCGGAAGCCAGAGGGGCACGCGTTGTCGACCGCGCGCCGGTCCAGCGTCTTGTTACTGACACCGACGGACGCATCGAGGCGGCCGTCTACGCGACGCCGGACGGGACTGAACACCGACAGACGGCCCGCGAGTTCGTCATCGCGGCAGGTGGCGTCGAGACGCCCCGACTCCTTCTCCTGTCGGCGAGCGAGGACCACCCGGACGGGCTGGCGAACAGTTCTGGACTGGTCGGCCACTATTTCATGGACCATCTGTTCGCCGGGGCAGGCGGGACGCTCGACCGTGAAACGCGCCAGAACCACGTCGGCTTTCTCACGAGCGAGTGCCACCAGTTCTACGACGACCCCGGGCAGGCAGTCGAGCGTGTCGCGGACAGCGAGACGGTCGTTGCGGCGACCGACGAGGCGCTGTCGCCGCTGAAACTGGAGTTCCTGAACTACGCCGGTCCGTCGCCGGTCGAACTCGCGCTCTCTGGCGAGGAGTGGGGCGATACGCTGCTGTCGAGCCTCCGCGAGAGTTACGGCAACAGCATCGCGATGGGCGGACTGGTCGGCCAGCCGCCGCGGAAGGAAAACCGCGTAACGCTGGACACGTCAACGACGGACGACCACGGGAACCCGGTGCCGGACATCAAGTGGTCGTGGGGCGACAGGCTGGAACGGTCGCTCTCGCGGGCGAACGAGATTCAACACGCCGTGCTGTCGGAGCTGGGCGTCGACATCTCGTGGACGGTCGGACCGGCTGACACCGGGCCGGCGTACCACCACATGGGCACGACGCGGATGGGGACCGACCCTGACAAGAGCGTGGTCGATCCGCAACTACGGACACACGACGTGGCGAACCTCTCGATTGCGTCCTCGTCGGTGTTCGTTACCGCCGGGTCGATGAATCCGACGCTGACCATCGCCGCGCTCGCGCTGAAGTGCGCGGACCACGTTTCTGAACGACTCTAGTCTGCAGATTCGGTGAACGCTGCTTTGCTCCGGCGAGTGACCGACCGAAGCCCGGGCGCGCCGTGAGCGAGCCATACGGCGACAGCGAGGCCGAACAGTCCGAACTGAAACAGGACGTACGGGTCGAACGAGAGCGAGGCGAACTGCTCAACGAAGGAGGTGTCGTTGGCGTACGGCGGCGGTGGCTGGAGCGGCCAGACGAGAAAGCGAAGCCACTGAAGCTGTGTCAGGTCACCGCCAAGCACCCCGATTACTGCTGTCGGGCCCATATCAGTCAGCGTGTGTACGAATGCACCGAGCGTGAACGCTGTCGAGAGGTCCGTTCGGCGATATCGGACTGCGAGCCGGTGTAAGACTACGGCAACAAGGAGGAGCGTGAACAGCGAATGGGCAAGTGACCGCCCGGACGGCAAGACGCCGAACGTCCAGGCGAAGGGCTTGTCGATCAGGTCTGGAAACTGCGACCCCACCGCCAACGCGGTCAGCGTGGCCGCTGTCTGGCGACGGGTCGGGTCAAACTGAGTGTACACGACGTAGACGAGGTAGGCGACGGCGAGATGTCCCCACGGCCACATTGTGAACTGATATGCCGGATGGTGACTTGTATCTGCTGATACAGGTATGCGTGAGGAGGAAGCGGCAACCGAGATGTCGGCCGGTCAGTACAGGCCGAGAATCGCGCCGGCGTCAAGCAGGAGGAGGATTGACACAAGAGACGCCCCCAGCAGGAACGGCCGTGCGTTCCGGGCCGGTTCGCGCACCTTCTGCTGGTCGAAGCCGTCGCTGAGCTTCGACGCGCCAACCTCGACGAGCCCAGCCAGAATGAACCACAGGACGATCATCGTGATGACGAGGTGGCCGCGACCAGTTCCCGTCAACGACTCGGCGGTGTAGCGGGTCGCTGCCAGATGCCCACCCGTCAGAAACAGGAGCGTCGCACTCGCCCGGGACACCGTCCGGAGCTTCCCGGTAATCGCTGACAGCGGTCCCGGCGAAGAGTCGCCGTTCATCGCCGTCGGGAGAATAGCATAAGTCATGAACAACACGGTTCCAGCCCACAGCGCGGCGAATATCAGGTGCACCCCGAAGACAGCCGCGTTTACGACACTCATATGCGGCGGTTGGACGCGACCCTATTCAACGTCGTGGGTTCGACACAGCTACTTTGAGGAATCGAAGGCATCGAGCGCGTCCGCGTCACCTGACATATCGAGTTCTTTGACTGCGTCGGTGTCGGCAGAGATGTGCGTTTCCCGGTCGGTGTCGTAGTCCAGTTGGTCGATGAGGTGGACGAATGAGCCGGGATCGGGGATGAGGAAAATGCGGAGCGAAAACGCCACATCGCTCTCCTTGATGTCGACGAGCGAGTCGAGCACGATAGTCAGCGAGTCCCGGCGGACGTGCGAGAGGGCCTTGTCTGCAATCTCGGTCGCGTCGTCCTGTACGACCGTCGGCGTCCCCATGTTGATTGTCGCGTTCAGCGTGTTCGCGATGCCGTCGATGAAGCCCGAGGTGAGGATGTTACACATCTCTTGCAGCGCGGACTCGTGGAGCTGTGTGAACCCATCTTCGACACTGGAGCCGGTCATCAGCTCCGCGATCTCCGCGGCCGTCTCCGTCTCGAATGTCATCAGGAAGACGCCGTACGGCGGCTCTGTCAGCCGAACACGAGCGCTGTAG
This region includes:
- a CDS encoding alanyl-tRNA editing protein, which translates into the protein MTGTAAAEPTVTTFTSNVDRIDTTAVVLTDTYFYAEGGGQPADRGTLDGVAVVDVQHRNGDIVHELAEPPTFGPGETVEGQVDTAFRTYCMRAHTASHVLYGAGRRLLSDLGYGGFDISARVPDEADDDDFGPAITGKVRVDFETTTEIGDETLTELERLTNRAVWESYDVTWEEIPRDEALGRDDIAFNTKTEEGIEGETVRVVTIDGWDVAACGGTHVGNTREIGPVTVLGRSNPGEGLTRVEFAVGPRAIRRRATEHERAMTAAQSLDTNVAELPAAVDGLQSECDDLRETVSSLRERLVDSRLADLRDDAIEVDGQRWLVGTVAGLDANALADRAESAVGDDVDVAALVDADGQYLGVGTTGGVDAGEVVDQVTTEFGGGGGGRPTVAQGGGLGADGDEIVAFLRDESVTADSGD
- the surE gene encoding 5'/3'-nucleotidase SurE: MDEPTILLTNDDGIESAGLRAVYDGLSTVGDVTAVAPAEDQSAVGRAISHEVTVHEHELGYAVEGTPSDCVVAGLEALVTDTDLVVAGCNRGANLGAYVLGRSGTVSAAVEATFFDVPAMAVSMYIPVREDAAFADIEANGDSYREAAKATTYLADHAVDAGVFEQCDYLNINAPVAEWGDAQMTVTRPSHLYEMDAEQDGDAVTLHDRIWEHMADGDIPDPEGTDRRAVVDGKVSVSPLTAPHTTEHHEALDAIAETYEPDDGGEAAD
- a CDS encoding peroxiredoxin codes for the protein MVSVGDVAPDFTAPIANGDVDEITLSEALDDGPVVLAFFPGAFTSVCSHEMNSFQDRLDELTEAGATLYGVSIDTPFSQNAFRDELGLEFDLVSDSGREIVDSYDISMDFEALGVPNVAKRAVFVIDENQEVTYAWVSDDPGVEPDYDEVIDAAT
- a CDS encoding DMT family transporter, with the protein product MRFRNAILFVALAIAWGSAFTAIKAGLEYFPPILFAAFRYDLAGLLMLGYAVYATDQWVPKSRTDWIVVGIGGSLLIAAYHIFLFVGEQGTTSAAAAIVVSLSPILTTGFARAFLPDERLTTLGIVGLLVGFLGVGVLSNPDPGNLLNPRTVSLFLVFLAAASFALGSVLTRRFDDDLEIETMEAWSMLLGAVLMHGISFGVSESVADVQWTTEAVLALLYLVVVASALGFLIYFDLLERLGPIEINLVSYAAPVVAAATGLLFLSETPTVYTGVGFTCILVGFGLLKRDALRNEVARFSGTPNRGE
- a CDS encoding HD domain-containing protein; amino-acid sequence: MSVDRPDTGGRIYDPEADHAFPDGRLNAVLDTVTTDEEIQAYLEAQNINPVARKRYNDHGAKHIGIVRNRALCLYDLLKQAGVEFNGAADHGLDEADEAVIIALATTLHDIGHVVHRDSHPYYSIPLAADILDDLLDEFYDIRQAVQIKGEVLHAILCHHTEENPLTLEAGVVRVADALDMERGRSRIPYKRGGRGIDTVSSQAIETVTLSLGDDYPVLVEIAMNNAAGVYQVDNLLKAKLKDSGLEEHVRIVALNTREDGNQIVERIEL
- a CDS encoding GMC family oxidoreductase, encoding MDREPSERADVCVVGAGPAGALVASQLASDGQNIVVLEAGPRFDRSNREQQMEEAIRPGDHGSVWEMGGDRDAFSASGERYYPLNISRVKGVGGSTLHWQGMVMRLHPSDFDGSHDTDDPAWPISYDDLRPYYADAERALGVAGDADNPFAPPRDGAYPLPGFPPSYSDSLFAEACERLGITMHSVPNARNSEPYDGRGPCVGYGTCQPVCPSGAKYDASVHIEDAEARGARVVDRAPVQRLVTDTDGRIEAAVYATPDGTEHRQTAREFVIAAGGVETPRLLLLSASEDHPDGLANSSGLVGHYFMDHLFAGAGGTLDRETRQNHVGFLTSECHQFYDDPGQAVERVADSETVVAATDEALSPLKLEFLNYAGPSPVELALSGEEWGDTLLSSLRESYGNSIAMGGLVGQPPRKENRVTLDTSTTDDHGNPVPDIKWSWGDRLERSLSRANEIQHAVLSELGVDISWTVGPADTGPAYHHMGTTRMGTDPDKSVVDPQLRTHDVANLSIASSSVFVTAGSMNPTLTIAALALKCADHVSERL
- a CDS encoding twin-arginine translocase TatA/TatE family subunit; this translates as MPGTTEMMVILLIAVLLFGANKIPKLARSTGEAMGEFQKGREEVEQELEEMRDGGAAEGTDASTVDSAESTETATETET
- a CDS encoding metal-dependent hydrolase — protein: MWPWGHLAVAYLVYVVYTQFDPTRRQTAATLTALAVGSQFPDLIDKPFAWTFGVLPSGRSLAHSLFTLLLVAVVLHRLAVRYRRTDLSTAFTLGAFVHTLTDMGPTAVIGVLGGDLTQLQWLRFLVWPLQPPPPYANDTSFVEQFASLSFDPYVLFQFGLFGLAVAVWLAHGAPGLRSVTRRSKAAFTESAD
- a CDS encoding chemotaxis protein CheC — encoded protein: MPLLIDIRKLTLITRLIQDGAEQVADSLATLAGVDAAVEIKSLSFVQPEDIATEMGGGTIYSARVRLTEPPYGVFLMTFETETAAEIAELMTGSSVEDGFTQLHESALQEMCNILTSGFIDGIANTLNATINMGTPTVVQDDATEIADKALSHVRRDSLTIVLDSLVDIKESDVAFSLRIFLIPDPGSFVHLIDQLDYDTDRETHISADTDAVKELDMSGDADALDAFDSSK